A single Candidatus Thalassolituus haligoni DNA region contains:
- the stpA gene encoding glucosylglycerol 3-phosphatase yields MTPGLSSYQWHTDISPLADTLTTAPDYLIIQDLDGVCMGLVNDPLSRTMDPGYVHAVRNQEGRFYVLTNGEHIGKRGVNPMIDRALGNGVAKTEGLYLPGLGAGGVQLQNRFGKVSHPGVSSQEMAFLLQIPVKARYFLINLLGNSPYNLAKENIQLLAEAVVLDNRASPTINANLLSAVLGSVTPVRQLQQDLQRFMTRLLQDAQSQGMGESFFIHYAPNLGTDPATGLERIKPADDSSWGTTDFQFMLKGAVKESGVLVLLNQYFAAKTGAYPLGADFSVRTAPASHNALLELAQSAFDPALMPRIIGVGDTITSHQIDGEWQRGGSDRGFLTLVQDLGQAFDSDNVVVLIDSSGDEVIRPAVDTGALQRYCATDPQYWQAVAGLSDANDPLRVNFVLAGHSEYRAFFVSALG; encoded by the coding sequence ATGACCCCAGGTCTTTCTTCTTATCAATGGCATACCGATATATCTCCCCTGGCCGACACTCTGACGACAGCACCGGATTATCTGATTATTCAGGATTTGGATGGCGTCTGTATGGGATTGGTGAATGACCCGCTGAGCCGCACGATGGATCCCGGTTATGTGCATGCAGTGCGTAACCAGGAAGGGCGTTTCTATGTCCTGACCAATGGCGAGCATATTGGCAAACGCGGTGTAAACCCGATGATTGATCGGGCGTTAGGAAATGGCGTTGCCAAAACCGAAGGGCTATATTTACCCGGCCTGGGCGCTGGCGGGGTGCAGCTGCAAAATCGTTTTGGCAAGGTCTCTCACCCTGGTGTCAGCTCACAGGAAATGGCCTTTTTGCTGCAAATCCCGGTCAAGGCCCGCTACTTTCTGATTAACCTGCTGGGCAACTCACCGTACAACCTCGCCAAGGAAAATATCCAGCTGCTGGCGGAAGCCGTGGTGCTGGATAACCGCGCTTCGCCGACCATCAATGCCAACTTGCTGAGTGCAGTACTGGGTTCGGTCACCCCTGTCAGGCAGTTACAACAAGACTTGCAGCGTTTTATGACCCGGCTGCTGCAAGACGCGCAGTCACAGGGTATGGGGGAGTCGTTTTTTATTCACTACGCCCCCAACCTGGGCACCGATCCGGCCACTGGGCTGGAACGTATCAAGCCTGCGGATGACAGCAGTTGGGGTACGACCGACTTTCAGTTCATGCTCAAAGGAGCGGTGAAAGAGTCCGGCGTGCTGGTGTTGCTGAACCAGTATTTCGCCGCCAAAACCGGGGCCTATCCGCTGGGAGCAGACTTCAGCGTGCGTACTGCGCCCGCTTCCCATAACGCGCTGCTGGAACTGGCGCAATCTGCTTTTGATCCGGCGTTAATGCCCAGAATTATAGGCGTTGGCGATACCATCACCTCTCACCAGATTGATGGTGAATGGCAACGCGGCGGCAGTGACCGGGGCTTTCTGACGCTGGTTCAGGATCTCGGCCAGGCGTTTGATTCCGACAACGTTGTGGTACTGATCGACAGCAGTGGTGATGAGGTTATACGCCCGGCGGTGGATACCGGCGCACTGCAGCGTTATTGCGCCACAGACCCGCAATACTGGCAAGCAGTGGCCGGATTAAGTGATGCCAATGACCCACTACGAGTGAATTTTGTGCTTGCTGGTCACTCTGAGTACCGGGCATTTTTTGTCTCTGCGTTGGGTTAA
- the ahpC gene encoding alkyl hydroperoxide reductase subunit C, which yields MINTEIKPFAATAFKNGEFVDITEADVKGKWAVFFFYPADFTFVCPTELEDLASKYDELQKLGVEVFSVSTDTHFCHKAWHDTSEAIGKINYYMVGDQTATITSNFGVLREGQGLADRATFLIDPEGVIQAMEITAEGIGRDADDLMRKVKAAQYVASHPGEVCPAKWKEGEATLAPSLDLVGKI from the coding sequence ATGATCAACACTGAAATCAAGCCATTTGCAGCGACCGCTTTCAAAAACGGTGAGTTCGTAGATATCACTGAAGCCGATGTGAAAGGCAAGTGGGCAGTATTCTTTTTCTACCCAGCCGACTTCACCTTCGTATGCCCAACCGAACTGGAAGACCTGGCCAGCAAGTACGACGAACTGCAAAAGCTGGGCGTAGAAGTGTTCTCGGTATCTACCGACACTCACTTCTGTCACAAAGCATGGCACGACACTTCCGAAGCTATCGGCAAAATCAACTACTACATGGTCGGCGACCAGACTGCCACCATCACCAGCAACTTCGGTGTACTGCGTGAAGGCCAGGGCCTGGCAGATCGCGCTACCTTCCTGATTGATCCAGAAGGTGTGATTCAGGCAATGGAAATCACTGCTGAAGGCATTGGCCGTGATGCAGACGACCTGATGCGTAAAGTGAAAGCGGCTCAGTACGTCGCATCTCACCCAGGTGAAGTATGCCCAGCCAAGTGGAAAGAAGGCGAAGCGACACTGGCTCCGTCTCTCGATCTGGTTGGCAAAATCTAA
- the ahpF gene encoding alkyl hydroperoxide reductase subunit F, with amino-acid sequence MLDTNMKQQLGTYLQKIVRPIELTVSVNETPKSKELEELAREISDMSGNIALTIKTDDAGRVPRMAVGPEGEPARVTFAGVPMGHEFTSLVLALLQAGGYPSKEKAELQQQAKGLSKSLNFEVYISLSCHNCPDVVQAINLMAVLNPNVTATMIDGGVFPKEVEELGIMAVPTLMLNGEPFGNGRMTLEEILNKVDDSAEEKKAAELAAKAPFDVLVVGGGPAGASAAIYTARKGIRTGIVADRFGGQVMDTMAIENFISVKATDGPRLVAGLEEHVKEYDIDVMTNQRAVNIREIDGADGKKIKQVELENGAILTAKAVILATGARWREMNVPGEDQYKTKGVAFCPHCDGPLFKGKPVAVIGGGNSGIEAAIDLAGIVEHVTVLEFADTLRADAVLVKKAESLANVTIIKEAMTTEVIGDGNKVIGLKYKNRRNDEEHLLDVAGIFVQIGLVPNSDFLKNSLELSNRGEIVIDSRGQTSMPGVFAAGDVTTVPFKQIIISMGAGATAALGAFDYLIRN; translated from the coding sequence ATGTTAGATACCAACATGAAACAACAACTGGGCACCTATCTTCAGAAAATCGTTCGTCCGATTGAGTTGACGGTGTCTGTAAACGAAACGCCCAAGTCCAAAGAACTGGAAGAACTGGCGCGTGAAATTTCTGACATGTCAGGGAATATTGCCCTGACCATCAAAACTGATGACGCGGGCCGAGTGCCACGTATGGCGGTTGGCCCGGAAGGCGAGCCAGCCCGTGTCACCTTTGCCGGTGTGCCGATGGGCCACGAGTTCACCTCGTTGGTGCTGGCCTTACTGCAAGCCGGTGGCTACCCGAGCAAGGAAAAAGCGGAATTACAGCAACAGGCCAAAGGTCTCTCCAAATCTCTGAACTTCGAAGTGTACATTTCGCTGTCGTGCCACAACTGCCCGGACGTGGTGCAGGCCATTAACCTGATGGCGGTACTGAACCCGAATGTGACCGCAACCATGATTGATGGTGGCGTCTTCCCTAAAGAAGTGGAAGAGCTGGGCATTATGGCGGTGCCGACGCTGATGCTGAACGGCGAACCGTTTGGTAATGGCCGCATGACGCTGGAAGAAATCCTCAACAAGGTTGACGATAGCGCCGAAGAGAAAAAAGCCGCTGAACTGGCTGCCAAGGCACCGTTTGATGTGCTGGTGGTGGGGGGTGGCCCAGCCGGTGCGTCGGCTGCCATTTATACCGCCCGTAAAGGTATTCGTACCGGTATCGTGGCCGACCGTTTTGGTGGTCAGGTGATGGATACCATGGCGATCGAGAACTTTATCTCCGTCAAGGCGACCGATGGCCCACGACTCGTCGCCGGGCTGGAAGAACACGTCAAGGAATACGATATTGACGTGATGACCAACCAGCGCGCCGTCAATATCCGCGAGATAGACGGTGCTGATGGCAAAAAGATCAAGCAGGTTGAACTGGAAAACGGCGCAATATTAACCGCCAAAGCCGTCATCCTGGCGACCGGTGCCCGCTGGCGCGAAATGAACGTACCGGGTGAAGACCAGTACAAAACCAAAGGCGTGGCGTTCTGCCCGCACTGTGATGGCCCGCTGTTCAAAGGCAAGCCGGTGGCCGTGATTGGTGGTGGTAACTCCGGTATCGAAGCCGCGATTGACCTCGCCGGTATCGTTGAACACGTGACCGTACTGGAATTTGCCGACACCCTGCGTGCCGACGCTGTGCTGGTGAAAAAAGCCGAATCGCTGGCCAACGTCACCATCATCAAGGAAGCCATGACCACAGAAGTGATAGGCGACGGCAACAAGGTGATTGGTCTGAAATACAAGAATCGCCGCAACGATGAAGAACACCTGTTAGACGTAGCCGGGATCTTCGTCCAGATTGGTCTGGTACCGAACAGCGATTTCCTGAAAAACAGTCTCGAACTCAGCAACCGTGGTGAGATCGTGATTGATAGCCGTGGTCAGACCAGTATGCCAGGAGTGTTTGCTGCCGGAGACGTCACCACCGTGCCGTTCAAGCAGATCATCATCTCCATGGGTGCCGGAGCGACCGCCGCACTGGGGGCGTTTGATTATCTGATTCGTAACTGA
- a CDS encoding MBL fold metallo-hydrolase, translating into MTTITTNLPTPYPPAIVHPHGIWQLDADYVTPGVASVYVIRQGERLAIIETGTAYTVPHILDHIAALGLTPEQVDYVIPTHVHLDHAAGAGKLMAECPNARLVIHPRGAAHMIDPSKLEAGTRAVYGDERYDSLYGALIPIAAERVIEAADAFTLDFNGRTLTFLDTQGHAKHHFCVLDSGSNSIFTGDTFGVSYRMFDNDAGENLLFVTTTPIHFDPEAMRASILRLAGLKPEFMYLTHYGAIRPTEHNVQQLLDSLDTVVAIAEQQQTPVEGRLQRITDSLAAWLLERVQQVNPAFDITLAKQWLATDANLNAQGLEVWLTKKSQA; encoded by the coding sequence ATGACAACAATAACCACCAATCTGCCTACCCCTTATCCGCCAGCCATCGTCCATCCCCACGGTATCTGGCAGCTGGATGCCGACTACGTCACCCCTGGTGTAGCCAGCGTTTATGTGATTCGTCAGGGTGAGCGCCTGGCCATTATAGAAACCGGCACCGCCTACACCGTTCCCCACATACTTGATCATATTGCCGCCCTGGGCCTGACTCCGGAACAGGTCGATTATGTGATTCCGACCCATGTCCATCTCGATCATGCCGCCGGCGCTGGCAAACTGATGGCTGAGTGCCCGAATGCCCGTCTGGTGATTCACCCTCGGGGCGCAGCCCATATGATTGATCCCTCCAAACTGGAGGCCGGAACCCGTGCAGTGTATGGCGATGAACGATACGACTCATTGTATGGCGCACTGATACCGATCGCTGCCGAACGGGTGATAGAAGCTGCAGATGCGTTTACACTCGATTTTAACGGCCGTACCCTCACCTTCCTCGATACACAAGGGCACGCCAAACACCATTTTTGTGTTCTCGACAGTGGCAGCAACAGCATCTTTACCGGCGACACCTTCGGCGTCTCTTACCGTATGTTTGATAACGATGCAGGTGAGAATCTGTTATTCGTCACCACCACGCCCATACACTTCGACCCCGAAGCCATGCGTGCCAGCATCCTGCGCCTGGCCGGATTAAAGCCGGAATTTATGTACCTGACCCACTACGGTGCCATTCGGCCCACAGAGCATAATGTTCAGCAGCTACTCGACTCTCTCGATACGGTAGTGGCTATCGCTGAACAACAACAGACACCCGTAGAAGGGCGCCTACAACGCATCACCGACAGTTTGGCCGCCTGGTTATTGGAACGGGTACAACAGGTTAATCCCGCATTCGATATAACACTGGCCAAACAGTGGCTGGCAACCGATGCCAATCTGAATGCCCAGGGGTTGGAAGTGTGGCTGACGAAAAAAAGTCAGGCATGA